A genome region from Streptomyces sp. S4.7 includes the following:
- a CDS encoding MauE/DoxX family redox-associated membrane protein: protein MTLRTVLGLLLATMALGQLASFDAMPAILTSYGLTSGAVSTALAVVLIGAEAVTALWFLVRPRSRAVTPVRLYTGVAVVWSVLAAQAFARGFVLDNCGCFGTYLAQPLRWYVLVEDALMVLYAWLLWRGLRRARPNPLTDRTSTAAPTPQENH from the coding sequence GTGACCCTCCGCACAGTCCTGGGCCTACTCCTCGCCACGATGGCGCTGGGCCAGCTCGCCTCCTTCGACGCGATGCCGGCCATCCTGACCTCCTACGGCCTGACCTCCGGCGCCGTCTCGACCGCCCTGGCCGTGGTATTGATCGGCGCCGAGGCCGTAACAGCCCTCTGGTTCCTGGTCCGGCCCCGCTCCCGCGCCGTCACGCCCGTCCGGCTGTACACGGGCGTCGCGGTGGTGTGGTCGGTGCTGGCCGCCCAGGCGTTCGCCCGCGGGTTCGTCCTGGACAACTGCGGCTGCTTCGGGACCTACCTCGCCCAGCCGCTGCGCTGGTACGTCCTGGTTGAGGACGCGCTGATGGTGCTGTACGCCTGGCTGCTGTGGCGCGGCCTGCGCCGGGCCCGGCCCAACCCCCTCACCGACCGAACCTCAACGGCAGCCCCCACACCGCAGGAGAACCACTGA
- a CDS encoding FAD-dependent oxidoreductase, translating to MNRYDLVVVGGGSAGLTAARTAGRFGARTLLVERDRLGGDCLWTGCVPSKALLRVAADVQAARRAAAYGLPPVTGPADLAVAMGAVRRAIGAIEPHDSAEALAPYGVDVAHGAAFFTGPGTLTAGEREVSFRYALIATGSSPTLAPVPGLAEAEPLTSDTVWELAELPRRLVVLGGGPIGCELGQAFARLGSQVTLVEAMDRLVPREEPRASQVLRERLEAEGVTVLTGYRAAKVDAGAVHGPGGPLPYDALLAVTGRHAATRGLDLEAAGVAVTGTGDVLTDGRLRTTNHRIYAAGDVTGRSAFTHLGGTQGGAAAVDALLGVRRPIDYPAVPRVTYTDPEIARVGLTVDAAREKYGDTTRVHTLENDRVDRAVADGRTEGFTTLVLGPRRKIVGATVVSPRAGETIAHLAAAVRLGWTPSDYARTVHPYPTYADGPWHTSLADVYARLTRGSGPIGTLLKLRRGVIR from the coding sequence ATGAACAGGTACGACCTGGTGGTCGTCGGCGGCGGAAGCGCCGGCCTGACCGCGGCCCGCACCGCCGGACGCTTCGGCGCCCGCACGCTGCTCGTCGAACGCGACCGGCTGGGCGGGGACTGCCTATGGACGGGGTGCGTACCGAGCAAGGCGCTTCTCCGCGTGGCCGCCGATGTCCAGGCGGCCCGCCGCGCCGCCGCCTACGGGCTCCCGCCCGTGACCGGCCCGGCCGACCTCGCGGTGGCGATGGGAGCGGTGAGGCGGGCGATCGGCGCCATCGAGCCGCACGACTCGGCCGAGGCGCTCGCCCCGTACGGAGTCGATGTCGCCCACGGCGCGGCGTTCTTCACCGGTCCGGGCACCCTGACCGCGGGCGAGCGGGAGGTCTCCTTCCGGTACGCACTGATCGCCACGGGCTCCTCGCCGACCCTGGCACCGGTCCCCGGCCTGGCCGAAGCCGAGCCGCTGACCAGCGACACCGTCTGGGAGCTCGCCGAACTCCCCCGCCGCCTGGTGGTGCTCGGCGGTGGGCCCATCGGCTGTGAGCTGGGGCAGGCGTTCGCCCGGCTCGGCTCGCAGGTCACCCTCGTGGAGGCGATGGACCGCCTGGTGCCCCGCGAGGAACCCCGGGCCTCCCAGGTGCTGCGGGAGCGGCTGGAGGCCGAGGGCGTCACCGTGCTGACCGGCTACCGCGCCGCGAAGGTCGACGCCGGAGCCGTACACGGCCCCGGCGGCCCTCTCCCGTACGACGCGCTGCTGGCCGTCACGGGCCGCCATGCCGCCACTCGGGGCCTGGACCTGGAAGCCGCCGGTGTGGCGGTGACCGGTACCGGTGACGTCCTCACCGACGGCCGGCTGCGCACCACCAACCACCGGATCTACGCCGCCGGAGACGTGACCGGTCGCTCGGCCTTCACGCACCTGGGCGGCACGCAGGGCGGAGCAGCCGCCGTGGACGCTCTGCTGGGGGTGCGCCGCCCCATTGACTACCCGGCGGTGCCCCGGGTGACGTACACCGATCCCGAGATCGCCCGCGTCGGCCTCACCGTCGACGCGGCGCGTGAGAAGTACGGCGACACCACGCGCGTTCACACCCTGGAGAACGACCGGGTCGACCGGGCGGTCGCCGACGGCCGCACCGAGGGCTTCACGACTTTGGTGCTGGGCCCGCGAAGGAAGATCGTCGGGGCCACGGTGGTGTCACCCAGGGCCGGCGAGACCATCGCCCACCTGGCGGCGGCGGTGCGCCTGGGCTGGACGCCCTCCGACTACGCGCGCACCGTGCACCCCTATCCCACCTACGCCGACGGGCCGTGGCACACGTCGCTGGCCGACGTCTACGCCCGTCTCACCCGCGGCAGCGGCCCCATCGGCACACTGCTGAAACTCCGCAGAGGGGTCATCCGGTGA
- a CDS encoding CDP-alcohol phosphatidyltransferase family protein yields the protein MLDARARTLLSGPLDRAAALLDRPAVTPDRLTALGMLTGLASAGSAAAGWWSAAVVLWLLSRLADGLDGPLARRRGTASSGAGGFLDISADFLVYGAFVVGVAVGVGGPALPFLLVLLAYYVNGTVFLAFSSIAERTGRRGDGRRSGGRSLNFLGGLAEGGETIAVHTLWCLLPGFAHTIAWVWAAVVAVTAAHRVVTGYRQLR from the coding sequence ATGCTGGACGCGCGGGCGAGAACGCTGCTGAGCGGCCCGCTGGACCGGGCCGCCGCTCTGCTGGACCGCCCCGCTGTCACGCCCGACCGTCTGACCGCGCTCGGCATGCTGACGGGTCTTGCCTCGGCCGGTTCCGCAGCAGCCGGCTGGTGGTCAGCCGCGGTGGTGCTGTGGCTGCTGTCCCGGCTCGCCGACGGCCTGGACGGGCCGCTGGCCCGTCGCCGCGGCACGGCGAGCAGTGGAGCCGGGGGCTTCCTCGACATCAGTGCCGACTTCCTCGTCTACGGAGCATTCGTCGTCGGCGTCGCCGTCGGCGTGGGCGGTCCGGCACTGCCGTTCCTGCTCGTCCTGCTCGCCTACTACGTCAACGGCACTGTCTTCCTGGCCTTCTCCTCCATCGCCGAACGCACCGGGCGCCGCGGTGACGGCCGCCGGTCGGGAGGCCGGTCGCTGAACTTTCTGGGCGGCCTGGCCGAAGGCGGCGAGACCATCGCCGTGCACACGCTGTGGTGCCTGCTGCCCGGCTTCGCCCACACGATCGCCTGGGTCTGGGCCGCGGTGGTCGCCGTCACCGCGGCCCACCGCGTCGTCACCGGCTATCGGCAGCTGCGCTGA
- a CDS encoding class I SAM-dependent methyltransferase, giving the protein MDESDWRRFITAYHQAHAGITEQLFGLADASPYAWLAEPLRGVEGTVLDLACGSAPTRAELPDAHWLGIDLSAAELAEAARRSRGPLVRAGADALPAASGSVGAVCAAMCLPVVTPLPQTLGEIRRVLRPGGTLAALVPSRSGLSPSGMFDWVRVMTSLRAVRQPWPNPQARDGLAALLRTTGFRVRADERRVFTLAIDSADSAALLADALYLPGLTPDRARAAKRSLARWADSGRRLELPLRRVVAGLPTERPPQEPM; this is encoded by the coding sequence ATGGACGAATCGGACTGGCGGCGCTTCATCACCGCCTATCACCAGGCGCACGCCGGCATCACCGAGCAACTCTTCGGCCTGGCCGACGCATCCCCGTACGCCTGGCTGGCCGAACCGCTGCGGGGTGTCGAGGGCACGGTGCTCGACCTGGCCTGTGGCTCGGCACCCACCCGGGCGGAGCTGCCCGACGCCCACTGGCTGGGCATCGACCTGTCGGCGGCGGAACTCGCCGAGGCGGCGCGCCGGAGTCGCGGGCCGCTGGTGCGGGCCGGTGCGGACGCGCTCCCGGCGGCATCCGGGAGCGTCGGGGCGGTCTGCGCGGCGATGTGCCTGCCGGTGGTCACGCCCCTGCCGCAGACGCTGGGGGAGATCCGGCGCGTGCTGCGGCCCGGCGGGACGCTCGCGGCGCTTGTGCCGTCCCGGTCCGGGCTCTCCCCGTCCGGCATGTTCGACTGGGTCCGGGTGATGACATCCCTGCGTGCCGTACGCCAACCGTGGCCCAACCCGCAGGCCCGCGACGGGCTGGCCGCCCTACTGCGCACGACGGGCTTCCGCGTTCGCGCCGATGAGCGGCGGGTCTTCACCCTGGCGATCGACTCGGCCGACTCCGCGGCACTGCTGGCGGACGCCCTGTACCTGCCCGGCCTGACACCGGACCGCGCCCGGGCCGCCAAGCGTTCCCTGGCGCGCTGGGCGGACTCGGGGCGACGTCTGGAGCTGCCGCTGCGCCGCGTGGTGGCCGGCCTTCCCACTGAACGACCGCCACAGGAGCCGATGTGA
- a CDS encoding TVP38/TMEM64 family protein — MNRPADPSSATELPPSDPAMDETARRPPRATWVRLSLLVVLLVVFGFWVALGGGDLLREVRQWVDSLGMWGPAVFAVVYALAVTALLPGSVLTASAGALFGLAVGTGAVLVGATAGAALSFGLARWLGRPVVTRHAGSGRLARLDVYLTRRGFAAVLLLRLVPLFPFSVINYGAGVAGVRFSSYVAATALGIIPGTVVYTGLGGSLGDPGSPGLWIALGALLVLGAGGWWAARVIRSRGAEVSAAADSR, encoded by the coding sequence GTGAACCGCCCGGCAGACCCCTCGTCGGCAACGGAGCTCCCTCCGTCCGACCCGGCGATGGACGAGACGGCGCGGCGGCCTCCGCGCGCGACGTGGGTACGGCTGTCCCTGCTCGTGGTCCTGCTTGTGGTGTTCGGCTTCTGGGTGGCGCTGGGTGGCGGAGACCTCTTGCGCGAGGTGCGCCAGTGGGTCGATTCACTTGGCATGTGGGGGCCGGCCGTTTTCGCGGTCGTCTACGCCCTGGCCGTGACGGCTCTGCTGCCGGGCTCCGTGCTCACCGCCTCCGCCGGCGCGCTGTTCGGGCTTGCGGTGGGGACCGGCGCGGTGCTCGTGGGGGCGACGGCGGGTGCGGCACTCTCGTTCGGCCTGGCTCGCTGGCTGGGGCGTCCGGTGGTGACCCGCCATGCCGGCTCGGGGCGACTGGCCCGGCTGGACGTCTACCTGACGCGCCGCGGGTTCGCCGCCGTCCTGCTCCTGCGGCTGGTGCCGCTCTTTCCCTTCTCCGTGATCAACTACGGGGCGGGGGTGGCCGGTGTCCGCTTCTCCTCCTACGTCGCGGCCACGGCCCTGGGCATCATCCCGGGGACCGTCGTCTACACCGGGCTCGGCGGCTCCCTGGGCGACCCCGGCTCTCCGGGGCTGTGGATCGCGCTGGGCGCTCTGCTCGTGCTGGGCGCGGGCGGCTGGTGGGCGGCACGGGTGATCCGCTCCCGCGGTGCGGAGGTCAGCGCAGCTGCCGATAGCCGGTGA
- a CDS encoding ABC transporter permease subunit encodes MRRALHSAGFAMLTLWIAAPLLPLLIWAFAGRWVYPALVPQDFSLHAWGQSAAPQQRVIAATGTSLGLALTTAMTATALGALAARGLVLYRPPAAGLVRLLLLAPVLVPPFALAVGVQEVFVRAGLSDQPAGVALVHLVPALPYTVLVMIGGYATYDLRMEQTARTLGASRTAVLRHVTLPALAPALLASATLAFLVSWSEYLMTVLVGGGVVTTLPLLLFATAAGSGNQALTAVLGILTVAPPVLLFGVSAALLRRHRAVWTDPDPSPSSAAPGIERRP; translated from the coding sequence ATGAGGCGGGCCCTGCACAGCGCCGGATTCGCGATGCTCACCCTCTGGATCGCAGCCCCCCTGCTGCCCCTGCTGATCTGGGCCTTCGCCGGGCGATGGGTGTACCCGGCGCTTGTGCCGCAGGATTTCTCCCTCCACGCGTGGGGCCAGTCCGCCGCCCCCCAGCAGCGGGTGATCGCCGCGACCGGCACCTCGCTGGGACTCGCGCTGACCACGGCCATGACCGCCACCGCGCTCGGGGCGCTGGCCGCGCGGGGCCTGGTCCTGTACCGCCCACCGGCCGCGGGACTGGTGCGCCTGCTGCTGCTCGCCCCCGTTCTGGTCCCCCCGTTCGCACTGGCGGTGGGTGTCCAGGAAGTGTTCGTCCGGGCCGGACTCTCCGACCAGCCGGCCGGCGTCGCCCTCGTCCACCTGGTGCCCGCCCTGCCCTACACGGTCCTCGTCATGATCGGCGGCTACGCCACGTACGACCTGCGCATGGAGCAGACGGCCCGCACCCTCGGGGCGTCCCGTACCGCCGTCCTGCGCCATGTCACCCTGCCCGCACTCGCCCCGGCCCTGCTGGCTTCGGCGACCCTGGCCTTCCTGGTGTCATGGAGCGAGTACCTGATGACCGTATTGGTCGGCGGCGGGGTCGTCACCACACTGCCGCTCCTGTTGTTCGCTACGGCCGCGGGCAGCGGCAACCAGGCACTGACCGCCGTACTGGGCATTCTCACCGTTGCCCCACCCGTCCTGCTGTTCGGCGTGAGTGCGGCACTGCTGCGGCGCCATCGAGCGGTCTGGACCGACCCCGACCCTTCCCCTTCCTCCGCCGCCCCGGGAATCGAGCGCCGACCGTGA
- a CDS encoding ABC transporter substrate-binding protein, with product MRIRTRHTGRPAGSGTALAVGTVVAGLLTAACSGPGTSGAEPPAKDWAQLRADAKGQSVNLFMFGGDKGANSYIDDEVAPAAKKLGITVKRVPVADTQDAVQKILGDQRAGKGSGGAVDLVWVNGENFRTGKQADLWLCGYTGLMPNQKYLDGTDPTLAQDFGTPVDDCETPWSRAQFAFVHDSAKLAEPPRTMGALTAWIKENPGRFTYPAPPDFTGSAFVRQLLLAGAQDEPVPPAYSKKAYETLAPGLWKDLNVLRSALWRQGTTYPRDQAALNDLFANGEVDMTMTYNPAEVPALVDKGQFPPSARVFVPEDGTLGNTSYLAVPKNAAHREAALVLSDLLLSPEMQYAKARPGGWGAYTVLDQEQLPEKWREKFASLTTPETTLPIEELSRNARPELSGDWVGPLDKGWKQEVASTS from the coding sequence ATGCGGATACGGACGCGGCACACCGGGCGGCCCGCCGGCAGCGGCACGGCTCTGGCCGTTGGAACCGTCGTGGCCGGGCTGCTGACAGCCGCCTGCTCCGGCCCCGGCACCAGTGGGGCGGAGCCGCCCGCGAAGGACTGGGCCCAGCTGCGCGCCGACGCGAAAGGCCAGAGCGTCAACCTGTTCATGTTCGGCGGCGACAAGGGAGCCAACTCCTACATCGACGACGAAGTCGCCCCGGCGGCGAAGAAGCTCGGGATCACGGTCAAGCGCGTCCCCGTGGCCGACACCCAGGACGCCGTGCAGAAGATCCTCGGCGATCAGCGGGCCGGCAAAGGAAGCGGCGGTGCGGTGGACCTGGTGTGGGTCAACGGAGAGAACTTCCGTACCGGAAAGCAGGCGGACCTGTGGCTGTGCGGATACACCGGCCTGATGCCGAATCAGAAGTACCTGGACGGTACCGATCCCACCCTCGCCCAGGACTTCGGCACCCCGGTCGACGACTGCGAAACGCCGTGGAGCCGAGCCCAGTTCGCGTTCGTCCACGACTCGGCCAAGCTCGCCGAACCGCCCCGCACCATGGGCGCCCTGACCGCATGGATCAAGGAGAACCCTGGTCGGTTCACCTATCCGGCGCCCCCGGACTTCACCGGTTCGGCCTTCGTGCGCCAGCTCCTCCTCGCCGGTGCCCAGGATGAGCCCGTCCCCCCTGCCTACAGCAAGAAGGCGTACGAAACGCTCGCCCCCGGCCTGTGGAAGGACCTGAACGTGCTGAGGTCCGCCCTGTGGCGTCAGGGCACCACCTATCCGAGGGACCAGGCGGCGCTGAACGACCTCTTCGCCAACGGCGAGGTCGACATGACGATGACCTACAACCCGGCGGAGGTCCCCGCCCTCGTCGACAAGGGCCAGTTCCCCCCGAGCGCGCGGGTGTTCGTGCCCGAGGACGGAACCCTGGGAAACACCAGCTATCTCGCGGTGCCCAAGAACGCCGCCCACCGGGAAGCGGCACTCGTGCTGTCCGACCTGCTGCTCTCGCCCGAAATGCAGTACGCCAAGGCCCGTCCCGGCGGCTGGGGCGCCTACACGGTGCTGGACCAGGAACAGCTACCCGAGAAGTGGCGAGAGAAGTTCGCCTCGCTGACCACTCCGGAGACCACACTCCCGATCGAGGAACTGTCCCGAAACGCCCGCCCCGAACTGAGCGGTGACTGGGTGGGGCCGCTGGACAAGGGCTGGAAGCAGGAAGTCGCCTCCACCTCGTGA
- a CDS encoding RNA polymerase sigma factor yields MTAPPGPADPQERAFAAHVLPEVDVLLRVAMTLTAQPADAEDLVQETLLRAYRAIEGFDGRHPRAWLLTIMRRAEINRHRRRRPHLLDDPDTDLDRLSSAGPSGSAEEVVVGEAFDDVVDEALCALPDKHRQVVQLVDIDGLTYAEAAHLLDVPEGTVMSRLHRARKRIRARLATAGLAPKRGVM; encoded by the coding sequence GTGACAGCGCCGCCGGGCCCTGCGGACCCGCAGGAGCGGGCGTTCGCCGCTCACGTGCTGCCCGAGGTGGATGTGCTGCTGCGTGTGGCGATGACACTCACCGCGCAGCCGGCGGACGCCGAGGACCTCGTGCAGGAAACCTTGCTGCGCGCCTACCGGGCCATCGAGGGCTTCGACGGGAGGCACCCCCGCGCATGGCTGCTGACGATCATGCGGCGGGCCGAGATCAATCGCCACCGTCGCCGCCGTCCCCACCTTCTGGACGACCCTGACACCGACCTGGACCGGCTCAGTTCCGCGGGTCCCAGCGGATCGGCGGAAGAGGTCGTGGTGGGTGAGGCGTTCGACGACGTGGTGGACGAGGCGCTGTGTGCCCTGCCGGACAAACACCGTCAGGTGGTGCAGCTGGTGGACATCGACGGCCTCACCTACGCGGAGGCCGCCCACCTGCTGGATGTACCGGAAGGCACCGTGATGAGTCGGTTGCACCGGGCACGCAAACGGATTCGGGCGCGACTGGCCACAGCCGGACTGGCACCGAAGCGGGGTGTGATGTGA
- a CDS encoding ABC transporter ATP-binding protein, whose translation MTPSSFAPVPGLSLERITVTYPGHRAPVLKDLDLNVADGRLLALLGPSGCGKTTTVHVAAGLLAPSRGTVHLGGTDVTRVPPEHRGAAVVFQQPMLLPHRTVLDNVAFPARMRGRSRRDARTGALAHLERVGLGALAARYPRQLSGGQAQRVALARALSAEPAVLLLDEPFSALDPSLRHTMRDLLTTVQRELAVTTVLVTHDQTEAAAVADTVALLDQGSLLQQARPAELYARPASLAVARFLGCPTALPGHVTPQGRFACPLGELDLPDTVAHRGPGHLVIRPEAVRVGTGPDTVAAVVHSARPEGAFTALVADTAAGPVHVLLPPGTPPAPSEHVRLRLPSAHRWVVPDRSM comes from the coding sequence ATGACTCCCTCGTCCTTTGCTCCCGTCCCCGGTCTGAGTCTGGAACGGATCACCGTCACCTATCCCGGGCATCGCGCCCCCGTCCTCAAGGACCTCGACCTCAATGTCGCCGACGGTCGGCTGCTGGCGCTGCTCGGCCCCTCCGGCTGCGGCAAGACCACCACCGTGCACGTCGCCGCCGGCCTCCTCGCCCCCAGCCGCGGCACCGTCCACCTCGGTGGCACCGATGTGACCCGCGTCCCGCCGGAACACCGCGGCGCCGCGGTGGTCTTCCAGCAGCCCATGCTCCTGCCGCACCGCACAGTGCTGGACAACGTGGCCTTCCCCGCCCGCATGCGTGGCCGCTCCCGCCGCGACGCCCGGACCGGAGCACTCGCCCATCTGGAGCGCGTCGGCCTGGGGGCGCTCGCAGCCCGCTACCCCCGCCAACTCTCCGGGGGCCAGGCCCAGCGCGTCGCCCTCGCCCGCGCACTGTCCGCCGAACCGGCCGTACTGCTCCTCGACGAACCGTTCAGTGCCCTGGACCCGAGCCTGCGGCACACCATGCGCGACCTGCTCACCACGGTCCAGCGGGAGCTGGCGGTGACCACCGTCCTGGTCACCCACGACCAGACGGAAGCCGCCGCGGTCGCCGACACGGTCGCCCTGCTCGACCAGGGCAGTCTCCTTCAGCAGGCGCGGCCCGCCGAGCTCTACGCCCGCCCGGCATCCCTGGCCGTGGCCCGCTTCCTCGGCTGCCCCACCGCGCTCCCCGGCCACGTCACACCGCAGGGACGCTTCGCGTGCCCCCTGGGAGAACTCGACCTGCCCGACACCGTCGCCCACCGCGGCCCCGGGCACCTGGTGATCCGCCCCGAAGCCGTCCGGGTCGGCACCGGCCCGGACACCGTGGCCGCCGTGGTGCACAGCGCGCGCCCGGAAGGCGCGTTCACGGCTCTCGTCGCCGACACGGCCGCCGGCCCCGTACACGTGCTCCTGCCGCCGGGCACCCCGCCCGCCCCCTCGGAACATGTCCGGCTGCGCCTGCCCTCGGCGCACCGCTGGGTGGTCCCTGACCGGTCCATGTGA
- a CDS encoding radical SAM domain-containing protein translates to MRIIAALRDLEHATRPYDSEFAAAMERRWAELPEAAKTPGQILGRHGVGCEGTHGVFPKCNLKCTPCYHSKDANQVRVDGPHTHEQITAQMRLLRELRGPRAHTQLIGGEVSLLTPDDHATALAIMREHGREPMSFTHGDFDDDYLTRLALGPDGTRRFDRLSFAAHFDKFMYGRRGIERPTDEKALNPYRARFAAMLTRLRHEHGVRFFLAHNMTVTPGNLDEVADVIRDCHAMGYGMFSFQPAAFLGDDRRWKEKYREATPDAVWAEIERGAGTRLDHRVFENGDVRCNRTAYGFYVGRRWYPFLDGDDPRDLAVREAFFRYFGKVTFTGTPPALLVARLLRVVARHPSTAVTALRWLTRTIRRVGPLRLARHRMRVRPVTFVMHQFMDADVVAPAWEMMRRGEQAAEPRLRETQERLAACHYAMAHPENGTLVPACVQHAVLDPAENAALRTLLPVVEVRGAGDRPPVAGAHDLTPPAGVGRSPGAAADR, encoded by the coding sequence ATGCGGATCATCGCGGCACTGCGCGACCTCGAACACGCCACCCGCCCCTACGACAGTGAGTTCGCCGCGGCCATGGAACGCCGCTGGGCGGAACTCCCCGAGGCAGCCAAGACACCCGGCCAGATCCTCGGCCGGCACGGCGTCGGCTGCGAGGGCACCCACGGCGTCTTCCCCAAGTGCAACCTCAAGTGCACCCCCTGCTACCACTCCAAAGACGCCAACCAGGTACGCGTCGACGGCCCCCACACCCACGAACAGATCACCGCGCAGATGCGCCTGCTGCGCGAACTGCGAGGCCCGCGCGCCCACACCCAGCTCATCGGCGGCGAGGTCAGCCTGCTCACCCCCGACGACCACGCCACCGCCCTCGCCATCATGCGGGAGCACGGCCGGGAACCGATGAGCTTCACCCACGGCGACTTCGACGACGACTACCTCACCCGCCTCGCGCTCGGCCCGGACGGCACACGGCGCTTCGACCGGCTGTCCTTCGCCGCGCACTTCGACAAGTTCATGTACGGCCGGCGCGGCATCGAACGCCCGACCGACGAGAAGGCGCTCAACCCCTACCGCGCCCGATTCGCCGCCATGCTCACCCGCCTTCGGCACGAGCACGGGGTGCGGTTCTTCCTCGCCCACAACATGACCGTCACCCCGGGCAACCTCGACGAGGTCGCCGACGTGATCCGCGACTGCCACGCCATGGGCTACGGGATGTTCTCCTTCCAGCCCGCCGCCTTCCTCGGCGACGACCGCCGCTGGAAGGAGAAGTACCGCGAGGCGACCCCGGACGCCGTGTGGGCGGAGATCGAACGCGGCGCCGGAACCCGGCTGGACCACCGCGTCTTCGAGAACGGCGACGTGCGCTGCAACCGCACCGCCTACGGCTTCTACGTCGGCCGGCGCTGGTACCCGTTCCTCGACGGCGACGACCCGCGCGACCTCGCCGTACGCGAGGCGTTCTTCCGGTACTTCGGGAAGGTGACCTTCACCGGCACCCCGCCCGCCCTCCTCGTGGCAAGGCTCCTGCGGGTGGTGGCCCGCCACCCGTCGACCGCGGTGACGGCGCTGCGCTGGCTGACCCGCACGATCCGCCGCGTCGGACCACTGCGGCTGGCCCGCCACCGGATGCGGGTGCGCCCGGTCACGTTCGTCATGCACCAGTTCATGGACGCCGACGTCGTCGCCCCGGCCTGGGAGATGATGCGGCGGGGCGAACAGGCCGCCGAGCCCCGGCTGCGCGAGACCCAGGAACGCCTGGCCGCCTGCCACTACGCCATGGCCCACCCCGAGAACGGCACCCTCGTCCCCGCCTGCGTGCAGCACGCCGTACTCGACCCCGCCGAGAACGCGGCACTGCGCACCCTGCTGCCGGTCGTCGAGGTCCGCGGGGCGGGAGACCGCCCGCCCGTGGCGGGTGCGCACGACCTCACGCCGCCTGCGGGAGTGGGGAGATCTCCCGGCGCTGCTGCGGACAGGTAG
- a CDS encoding ABC transporter permease subunit gives MPMSPRWRGLLLTAPALALVAFAGGALLLAGRGSLADGLGRGWSLSAYAGLLRDPAFADSLLLSLKIATLSTVASAVLALAVVGAVSGSRRGRAALETAARATLAVPHLLAAAAFALLLSGSGLISRLTHAAGWTDGPADFPALVAGSAPSAVLLAYVWKEAPFVAIMLLAAYTPAVRDLENAVRTLGAGRLRRLRHVTLPLLAPALTEACLLVFAFTFAAYEAPALLGATVPRALSVDAVELYRSVELDDRPAALALAVVIGLVIALVALAAAAISRRLLLARTGP, from the coding sequence ATGCCGATGTCGCCGCGATGGCGGGGACTGCTGCTGACGGCTCCCGCTCTGGCCCTCGTCGCCTTCGCAGGCGGTGCCTTGCTGCTCGCGGGCCGCGGCAGCCTTGCCGATGGCCTGGGCCGGGGCTGGAGCCTTTCCGCCTACGCGGGGCTCCTGCGTGACCCGGCCTTCGCCGATTCCCTGCTGCTCAGCCTGAAGATCGCCACGCTCAGCACCGTGGCGTCTGCTGTGCTGGCACTGGCCGTGGTGGGTGCGGTCAGTGGCTCCCGCCGCGGCCGGGCCGCCCTGGAGACCGCCGCCCGCGCCACGCTCGCCGTCCCGCACCTGCTCGCCGCCGCGGCGTTCGCACTGCTGCTTTCCGGGTCGGGGCTCATCTCCCGGCTCACCCACGCCGCGGGATGGACCGACGGGCCCGCGGACTTCCCCGCACTCGTCGCCGGTTCCGCCCCCAGCGCCGTTCTGCTCGCCTACGTATGGAAAGAGGCTCCCTTCGTCGCGATCATGCTGCTGGCTGCCTACACACCCGCCGTACGCGACCTGGAGAACGCGGTACGCACCCTGGGAGCCGGACGGCTGCGCCGTCTGAGGCACGTCACCCTGCCGCTGCTGGCCCCGGCTCTCACCGAGGCGTGCCTGCTGGTCTTCGCGTTCACCTTCGCCGCCTACGAGGCCCCGGCGCTGCTGGGAGCGACCGTCCCGCGTGCCCTGTCGGTGGACGCGGTCGAGCTCTACCGCTCGGTGGAACTCGACGACCGGCCCGCCGCCCTGGCCCTCGCGGTCGTGATCGGCCTGGTGATCGCCCTCGTGGCCCTCGCCGCCGCGGCGATCTCCCGCCGACTGCTCCTGGCAAGGACCGGACCATGA